A genome region from Glycine max cultivar Williams 82 chromosome 5, Glycine_max_v4.0, whole genome shotgun sequence includes the following:
- the LOC100800626 gene encoding uncharacterized protein, protein MEGIPVRIVIPSASTCHSHDFQRKTIIQVSSSSTRRVPTHNRYFRFTVPAKLSPSDFQDFQSYARPSHLLPASEVKVYTNTSVENISSSLKEDGSKSLFMVKLVTSNAYGSSISDLNAGILLCLIDENGNSILQRIPVSLMMDHSTESGDMTNIDMLHFQRGSVDEFIFEGPKIARLKALWVSVESGQWRLGSVSLMVINCEGQPSGPEDGVPTYTGFQYDFQIDDVLLGEGVDLSMLELRPSLVTELEGIDPISIFNKGLNDPNLLSSPKISNEESMKEYADLKFSLLFYDAMLMLFGTSVASLLAGENAGIAFLIGGIGGFLYLLLLQRSVDELPASELITNDKERTDALFRGVKGPIASVALALGLAVIASRYSSGGLQVMLTPKDLIVGMLGFLACKVSVVLAAFKPITLGSKLPSDM, encoded by the exons ATGGAGGGAATTCCTGTGAGGATTGTGATACCTTCAGCTTCAACGTGTCACTCTCATGATTTTCAAAGGAAAACAATCATACAAGTATCATCTTCATCAACAAGAAGGGTTCCTACCCACAACAGATATTTTCGCTTTACTGTTCCGGCCAAACTCTCTCCTTCTGATTTTCAAG ATTTTCAGAGCTATGCGAGGCCTTCACATCTCTTGCCAGCCTCTGAAGTGAAAGTGTACACAAATACATCAGTAGAGAACATTTCATCATCTTTGAAGGAGGATGGATCCAAATCTTTATTTATGGTCAAGTTAGTTACAAGCAACGCATATGGCTCTAGTATTAGTGACTTAAATGCTGGAATTCTACTATGCTTGATAGATGAAAACGGAAATTCCATATTGCAAAGGATCCCTGTGAGTTTGATGATGGATCATTCTACAGAATCAGGGGATATGACTAATATTGACATGCTTCATTTCCAAAGAGGTTCTGTAGATGAATTCATTTTTGAGGGTCCTAAAATTGCACGACTTAAGGCTCTTTGGGTCAGTGTTGAATCAG GTCAGTGGCGCCTAGGAAGTGTATCCTTAATGGTTATTAATTGTGAAGGGCAACCATCTGGACCGGAAGATGGGGTACCAACGTACACTGGCTTCCAGTATGACTTTCAGATTGATGATGTGTTGCTTGGTGAGGGAGTTGATCTGTCCATGTTGGAATTAAGACCTAGCCTTGTGACTGAGCTGGAAGGGATTGATCCCATAAGCATCTTCAATAAAGGACTTAATGACCCTAACTTGCTCTCAAGTCCTAAGATCTCGAATGAAGAGAGTATGAAGGAATACGCAGATTTGAAGTTCTCATTGTTATTTTATGATGCCATGCTGATGCTTTTTGGTACATCAGTTGCTTCCCTCTTGGCTGGGGAAAATGCCGGGATTGCTTTCTTGATTGGTGGAATTGGAGGCTTCTTGTATCTTTTACTGTTGCAGAGATCAGTGGATGAATTGCCAGCTTCAGAATTAATCACCAATGACAAAGAAAGAACTGATGCATTGTTCAGAGGAGTGAAGGGTCCAATAGCAAGTGTAGCATTGGCTCTAGGCTTGGCTGtaattgcatcaaggtatagcTCAGGAGGTCTTCAAGTGATGCTAACACCAAAAGATCTCATAGTTGGAATGTTGGGGTTTCTTGCATGTAAAGTTTCTGTGGTGTTGGCTGCATTCAAGCCTATAACACTAGGTTCAAAGTTACCAAGTGATATGTAA